One genomic segment of Amycolatopsis sp. Hca4 includes these proteins:
- a CDS encoding FMN-dependent NADH-azoreductase: MAHLLHIDSSIQGDASVSRRLSARAAAAWRAAHPDGTVTYRDLGANPLPHLDATSGLADRVPPEQHTPEQAAAWARTVEVISEVKAADTVLLGLPLYNFGPPSSVKTWVDHLIAPGLSVDQETYTGLLGGREFVVLASRGGGYGEGTPREGWDHAQQWLPHGVSLTGLEPRFITAELTLAPARPAMADLVPLAEESLAAAERAIDELWVQARV; the protein is encoded by the coding sequence ATGGCTCATCTTCTGCACATCGACTCGAGCATCCAGGGCGACGCCTCGGTGAGCCGGCGGCTCAGCGCCCGGGCCGCGGCGGCGTGGCGCGCCGCGCACCCGGACGGCACGGTCACCTACCGCGACCTGGGCGCGAACCCGCTCCCGCACCTCGACGCGACGAGCGGCCTCGCCGACCGGGTGCCACCGGAGCAGCACACGCCGGAGCAGGCGGCGGCCTGGGCGCGGACCGTCGAGGTGATCAGCGAGGTCAAGGCGGCCGACACCGTGCTGCTGGGCCTGCCGCTGTACAACTTCGGCCCGCCGAGCAGCGTCAAGACCTGGGTCGACCACCTCATCGCCCCCGGGCTTTCGGTCGACCAGGAGACCTACACCGGCCTGCTCGGCGGCCGCGAGTTCGTCGTGCTGGCCAGCCGGGGCGGCGGCTACGGCGAGGGCACCCCCCGCGAAGGCTGGGACCACGCCCAGCAGTGGCTGCCGCACGGCGTCTCCCTCACCGGCCTCGAGCCGCGGTTCATCACCGCCGAGCTGACGCTGGCGCCGGCCCGCCCGGCGATGGCGGACCTCGTCCCGCTCGCCGAGGAAAGCCTCGCCGCGGCGGAGCGCGCCATCGACGAGCTGTGGGTCCAGGCCCGGGTCTGA
- a CDS encoding MarR family winged helix-turn-helix transcriptional regulator, producing the protein MTSLPVVNQPPHRCGALLDHLARRLRLRSESVLAPLGLRPRHLIALTVLRDAGGSSQQDLAKFLEMDSTNVVTLLNELETENLVERRRSPEDRRRHLVELTDVGAKLLARAEFALAAVEDEVFSALSDDQRETLYTLLQQASSKTNTEACREARPC; encoded by the coding sequence ATGACCTCGCTCCCGGTCGTCAACCAGCCCCCGCACCGCTGCGGCGCGCTGCTCGACCACCTCGCGCGCCGGCTGCGGCTGCGCAGCGAGTCGGTGCTGGCCCCGCTCGGCCTGCGGCCGCGCCACCTGATCGCCCTCACGGTGCTGCGCGACGCCGGCGGCAGCTCGCAGCAGGACCTGGCGAAGTTCCTGGAAATGGACAGCACGAACGTGGTCACCCTGCTCAACGAGCTGGAGACGGAGAACCTGGTCGAGCGGCGCCGCTCACCCGAGGACCGCCGACGGCACCTGGTCGAGCTGACCGACGTGGGCGCGAAGCTGCTGGCGCGCGCCGAGTTCGCCCTGGCGGCGGTCGAGGACGAGGTGTTCAGCGCACTGAGCGACGACCAGCGCGAGACGCTCTACACGCTGTTGCAGCAGGCGAGCAGCAAGACGAACACGGAGGCCTGCCGGGAAGCGCGCCCCTGCTGA
- a CDS encoding response regulator produces MRIVIAEDDALLREGLVLLLRSEGFEVAAAVDHPGDLVTSVESVEPDLAVVDVRMPPTFTDEGLQAALEARRRVPGLAILALSAFVEDGYAGDLLAAGGGGAGYLLKERVGKPDEFLGALRSVAAGGTVLDRDVVAVQLARPRPGDPVANLTAREREVVALLAEGHSVPTIGRLLGIGTAAARQHAGDVSTKLRVPDGAQAMLSYLRA; encoded by the coding sequence GTGCGGATCGTGATCGCGGAGGACGACGCCCTCCTGCGGGAGGGACTGGTGCTGCTCCTGCGCAGCGAAGGGTTCGAGGTCGCCGCCGCCGTCGACCACCCCGGTGACCTGGTGACGTCGGTCGAGAGCGTGGAACCGGACCTGGCCGTCGTCGACGTCCGGATGCCGCCGACGTTCACCGACGAAGGGCTCCAGGCCGCCCTCGAAGCCCGGCGCCGCGTGCCCGGCCTGGCGATCCTCGCGCTCTCGGCGTTCGTCGAAGACGGCTACGCGGGTGACCTGCTGGCCGCCGGCGGCGGGGGCGCCGGGTACCTGCTCAAGGAGCGCGTCGGCAAGCCCGACGAGTTCCTCGGCGCCCTCCGGAGCGTCGCCGCCGGCGGCACGGTCCTCGACCGGGACGTCGTGGCCGTCCAGCTCGCCCGGCCCCGGCCCGGCGACCCGGTGGCGAACCTGACCGCCCGCGAACGCGAAGTCGTGGCCCTGCTGGCCGAAGGCCATTCGGTGCCGACGATCGGGCGGCTGCTCGGCATCGGCACCGCCGCGGCCCGGCAGCACGCCGGGGACGTCAGCACGAAACTGCGCGTCCCCGACGGTGCCCAGGCGATGCTCAGCTACCTGCGGGCGTGA
- a CDS encoding ATP-binding protein, with protein sequence MSAHTSQMDDIRLVAQPSALPVTELFVRLILTDWSLMPMLDQVTGTAKHLVGAVIDASDPKAPAFVTLRLRLHAEVLSVEVDDDVPGRPDTPGRPGERMGVAPADGGGRTTWCELPLPGGMSARQVRLPRRQDRRTLVDEPVSGDPVAADPEVLERLLTRLSGWSGQS encoded by the coding sequence TTGAGCGCGCACACCTCCCAGATGGACGACATCCGGCTCGTCGCGCAGCCCAGCGCGCTGCCGGTCACCGAGCTGTTCGTCCGCCTCATCCTCACCGACTGGTCCCTGATGCCGATGCTGGATCAGGTGACCGGCACGGCGAAACACCTGGTCGGCGCCGTGATCGACGCCAGTGACCCGAAGGCGCCCGCCTTCGTCACGCTGCGGCTGCGGCTGCACGCCGAAGTGCTGTCGGTCGAGGTCGACGACGACGTCCCCGGCCGTCCGGACACCCCGGGCCGCCCCGGCGAGCGGATGGGCGTCGCGCCCGCCGACGGCGGCGGCCGGACCACCTGGTGCGAACTCCCCCTGCCGGGTGGGATGTCCGCGCGGCAGGTCCGCCTGCCTCGGCGCCAGGACCGCCGCACGCTGGTCGACGAGCCCGTCTCGGGCGACCCGGTGGCCGCCGACCCCGAGGTCCTCGAACGCCTCCTCACCCGGCTGAGCGGCTGGTCCGGCCAGAGCTGA